The following proteins are co-located in the Mus caroli chromosome 7, CAROLI_EIJ_v1.1, whole genome shotgun sequence genome:
- the LOC110299325 gene encoding mas-related G-protein coupled receptor member X2 — MPFCEVMSCTMVFLSLIVALVGLVGNATVLWFLGFQMRRNAFSVYILNLAGADFLFICFQIGYCFHMILDIGYIPIEIDLFYLVVLNFPYFCGLSILSAISIERCLSVVWPIWYHCQRPRHTSAVICTLLWVLSLVWSLLEGNECGFLYYTSGPGWCKTFDLITAAWLIVLFVVLLGSSLALVITIFWGLHKIPVTRLYVAILFTVLVFLLFGLPYGIYWFLLVWIEKFYYVLPCSMYPVTVFLSCVNSSANPIIYCLVGSIRHHPFQWKTLKLFLQRAMQDTPEEEECGEMGSSGRSREIKTVWKGLRAALIRHK, encoded by the coding sequence ATGCCATTTTGTGAAGTCATGTCTTGTACCATGGTTTTTCTTTCCCTCATTGTTGCCCTAGTTGGTCTGGTTGGAAATGCCACAGTGCTATGGTTCCTGGGCTTCCAGATGCGCAGGAATGCATTCTCTGTCTACATCCTCAACCTTGCTGGTGCTGACTTTCTCTTCATTTGCTTTCAAATTGGATATTGTTTTCACATGATCTTGGACATTGGTTACATCCCCATTGAAATTGATCTGTTTTACCTTGTTGTGTTAAACTTTCCTTATTTTTGTGGCCTGAGTATCCTCAGTGCTATTAGCATTGAACGTTGCCTGTCTGTCGTGTGGCCCATTTGGTATCACTGCCAACGCCCAAGGCACACATCAGCTGTCATATGTACCCTGCTTTGGGTCTTGTCCCTAGTATGGAGCCTTCTGGAAGGGAATGAATGTGGCTTCCTATATTACACTAGTGGCCCTGGTTGGTGTAAGACATTTGATTTAATCACTGCTGCatggttaattgttttatttgtagTTCTGTTGGGATCCAGTCTGGCCTTAGTGATTACCATCTTCTGGGGCTTACACAAGATTCCTGTGACCAGGCTGTATGTGGCCATTTTGTTCACAGTGCTTGTTTTCCTGCTCTTTGGTCTGCCCTATGGGATCTACTGGTTCCTCTTAGTGTGGATTgagaaattttattatgttttaccTTGTAGTATGTATCCGGTCACAGTATTTCTCTCCTGTGTTAACAGCTCTGCAAACCCCATCATTTACTGCCTCGTAGGCTCCATTAGGCATCATCCATTCCAATGGAAGACTCTCAAGTTATTTCTGCAGAGAGCCATGCAAGACACTCCTGAGGAGGAAGAATGTGGAGAGATGGGTTCCTCAGGAAGatctagagaaataaaaactgtCTGGAAAGGACTGAGAGCTGCTTTGATCAGGCATAAATAG